The Populus trichocarpa isolate Nisqually-1 chromosome 2, P.trichocarpa_v4.1, whole genome shotgun sequence genome has a window encoding:
- the LOC7489923 gene encoding transcription factor IBH1, translating into MLYYSYCYSFETNSHYKTLIFTSQLSLFYLFLELATMTSKHVIATRHTKSIKTRFASRFLRSLLRMKRSDRFGGSQSNEGVRKRSTHRIKIAAYASMARAVGPSRTWSRALLFKLRNRARIQGVLRKRCFVSKKNKKKRVIRNKVIISREPSRTDTLRKLVPGGGSMDICCLLEETAHYIKCLATQVKVMQSIADQSLL; encoded by the coding sequence ATGCTATACTACTCCTACTGCTATAGTTTTGAAACAAATTCCCACTACAAAACCCTAATATTCACTTCACagctttctctcttttatcttttcttggAACTTGCAACCATGACTTCAAAGCATGTAATAGCTACAAGACACACAAAGTCCATCAAGACCAGGTTTGCCAGTAGATTTCTCAGATCCCTTTTGAGAATGAAAAGGAGTGATAGATTTGGTGGTTCCCAATCAAATGAAGGAGTCAGGAAAAGGAGTACTCATAGAATAAAGATTGCTGCTTATGCATCGATGGCTCGTGCAGTTGGTCCAAGCAGAACTTGGAGCCGAGCCCTTCTTTTCAAGCTTAGAAACCGAGCCAGAATCCAGGGAGTCTTGAGAAAGAGATGCTTCGTttcaaagaagaataagaagaagagggTTATAAGAAATAAGGTGATAATCTCAAGAGAACCAAGTCGTACTGATACTCTTCGAAAGCTTGTTCCTGGAGGAGGTTCCATGGATATTTGCTGTTTGTTGGAAGAAACTGCTCATTACATAAAATGCCTTGCCACTCAGGTTAAGGTGATGCAAAGTATAGCCGATCAATCACTACTCTAA